In the genome of Pseudomonas sp. B33.4, the window TCGAGCAACGCACGGCGCACGTTGGCTTCGATTTCGGCGGTCAAATCGGCGAGACGTAGATTCGGCATAACGGGCTCCACAAACAAAGTGGTTCGATTATAGGGGCATGGCGTGAGCCAACCCAAGACGAGAACGCGCGTGCCAGTCTGCATCCGGTCGATTTTCTTTGAGCAAACCCGGCCAGGCGTGGTCACTGAAAGGGCGGTATAGGGGAAACCCTGACGGCTATGGCGCCGAGTGCAAGTTATGAAAGATAATTCGCCTTGCATTTGACGTCATGACTTTGACGTCCCTGCGCAGTCGATATTTCTGCCCAAAGAAGAATCACCGTTTCAGGAGGCCTGGATGCACAACGACGGGAAAGTAGTGCCTTTGCACAAGGCTGCTACCGATCAGGCGAATCACTCGCCGCTCGCCCGCCTGCCTGTGATTCTGCTTCAGGTCCGCGACAAGGCGGCCCAGCAACTGCGGCACGGCTTGCAGGAACTGTTCGATAACGCCGACGACACGTTGTTTGAAATGGCCGACCGGGCGCGCAACGACGTCGAACAGAATATTTTTTTTGAAGCCATGCGCGACCTGCGTCTGAAGCGCAAAAACATCGAACGCGGTTTTCTCGAGCAATTCTTCGAAGCCTTTGTCGGCCTGACCCAATACGATCCGGCGCACAACACGCTACCGCACGCGCTGATATACGACGAGTTGGCCCCGCGTAACGACGATATGGAACGCAACGTGGCGGTCGAGACCATGGTAGGCCGCGTGCTCAAGCGTGACGGCTTCGCCCTCGATCAACTGACCGCACGGCTGGACGCGCTGCTCGGCAACACCCTCGATAATCAGCACAACCCGCTCGGCCCGGCGATGCTCTGCGAGTTTTTTCTCCAGGCCGGGCGTAATCTGGGCGTGGAGATCAAGGTCAAACTGATTCTGCTCAAACTGTTCGAGCGCTATGTCCTGGCCGACACCGAACAGCTTTACGCCGAAGCCAATCAATTGCTGCTCGCCACCGGGGTGTTGCCGGAGTTGAAGCCTGCGCCTGCACGCCGCGCCATTGATCGTGCGATCGCGAATGTGGAAAGCGGTGATAGCAACGAGCTGCTGCCCGTCGATGAAAGCGTGCAGGAAGTCTTCGCCGCGTTGCAGGAGTTGCTCTCGCATGTACGCGGCACGGTCGCGCCGACGCTGGAGTCCAGCGTTGCGGTTCAACCGATTTCCACCCGTGATCTGCTGCGCCTGCTCTCGCATTTACAGCAATACGTGCCCGAATTGGCGGCGCAGGATGATTTCGATCTGCGCAACCAGCTCGAACAACTGCTGACCCGGGTCAGCGTCAGAAGTGGCAAATCGCGGATCGTCGGCGATGCGGACGAAGACGTGATCAATCTGATCGCCATGGTCTTCGACTGCATTCTTGAAGACCGCAATGTGCCGGATTCGCTCAAGGCCCTGATCGCGCGGTTGCAGATCCCGATGCTCAAGGTAGCGGTGCTCGACAAGAGTTTCTTCAGCCGCAGCACGCATCCGGCGCGGCGTCTGCTCAACGAAATCGCCGAAGCGGCCATGGGCTGGGGCGACTGCGACGGTGAAGCGCGCGACAGTTTGTACCTGCGCATCGAACAAGTGGTGCAGCGCCTGTTGACCGACTTTGTTGATGACCCGGCGATTTTTTCCGAGTTGCTGGCTGATTTCCTCGCGTTCACCAGCGACGAGCGCCGCCGCAGCGAGCTGCTTGAACAGCGACTGCGTGACGCCGAAGAGGGGCGAGCGAAAACCGAACTCGCCCGGCGTCGGGTCGAACGGGCGTTGAATCAAGCGCTGCTGGGTAAAACACTGCCGCCGACCGTGGTCACCTTCGTCCAGGACGCCTGGAGCAAGGTTCTGCTGCTGACTTGCCTCAAGCATGGCGATCAGTCAGCCGAATGGCAGGCCGATGTGCAAACCATGGAGCAATTGATCTGGAGTGTGCAGCGTCATCAAGACACGGAGTCCAGCCTGCGCTTGCTGGCGCTGGTGCCGGGGTTGCTCAAGTCGCTGCGTGATGGCCTCACCAGTTCGGCGTTCGACCCCTTCGCCACCAGCGAATTTTTCAGCGAACTTGAAGCCCTGCATGTGCAGGTGCTGGAGCGGCCCGTCGAGGCAGAACCGGCCGCGTCGATGATTGAGGTCTCGCAACAGATCGTGCTGCAAGCCGCCGACGACAGCAGCATGGCGCTGACATCGGCACGTTTGCCCCACGATGCCGTCGGTTTGCGTCAGGTCGAGCAACTGCGTCTGGGCAGTTGGGTGGCGTTTCAGGAGGACGATGAGCACAGTCTGCGTTGCAAGCTCGCGGCGATCATCGAAGCCACCGGCAAATATGTGTTTGTCGATCGCACCGGCATGAAGGTGCTGGAACGCAGTCGCCTTGCGCTGGCCGAAGAATTCCAGCGCGGTGCGGTGCGTGCACTGGATAACACCTTGCTGTTCGACCGGGCGCTGGAGTCGGTGCTGGGCAATCTGCGGCGACTCAATCGCGGCAAGTGATCGCGCGCCGGGGGCCGATCACGGCATACTGGGCGCCAACACAGTCGGCGTTGAAGGAATCGGTATGCAGTTGGATCCCGCTAGCGGGTGGTGTCACGGGGTGCAGGTCTGCCCATCGCCCAACTTCAATGAACGTCCTGCGGGCGAAATTTCCCTGTTGGTCATCCACAACATCAGCCTGCCGCCGGCGCAGTTCGCCACGGGCAAGGTGCTGGAATTTTTCCAGAATCGTCTGGATGTCACTGAACATCCCTACTTTGCAGGGATCGCCGACTTGCGCGTTTCGGCGCATTTTCTGATTGAACGTGACGGCAAGGTCACCCAGTTTGTCTCCTGTCGTGAGCGGGCGTGGCATGCGGGTGTATCGGTGTTCGAAGGGCGCGAAACCTGTAACGATTTTTCCGTGGGCATTGAGCTTGAAGGCACCGATGATCTGCCGTTCACCGATGCGCAGTATCAAGCGTTGACGGCGTTGACCCGCCAGTTGCAAAGAGCATATCCGGCCATCACCGGCGCCCGCATTTGTGGGCACAGCGACATAGCACCCGGGCGTAAGACCGATCCTGGCCCGGCATTCGACTGGGCGCGTTACCGCGCAGCCCTGGCACAAGAGGAAGGACAATGAGTTTTCTGGTGTTACTGCTGGCGCTGTGGATCGAGAAGTTTTCGGCCCTGCGTCATCGGGTTCAACGCGATGGCGGATGGATCCGCGAACTGAACAAGCTCGAAAGCAGCGAGTGGCTGGCGAAGCAGCCCTGGCTGGTGCTGACGATTCTGGTGCTGTTTCCGGTGGCCTTGCTGGCGCTGTTGCTGGTGGTGCTGGAACCGGTGGCCTACGGTCTGCTGGCGTTGCCGGTGCATGTGCTGGTGGTGATTTACAGTCTGGGTCGCGGCGACTTGCTCGGCGGCCTCGGGCCGTTCCGTGATGCCTGGCGCCGTGAGGATCTGCAAGCAGCGGCACATGTGGCCAAGCGCGATCTGGACATCTGCGCCGACAGCGGCGAGCAGTTGCTCGAACGCGTGCAAGGGCATCTGTTGTGGCAGGCCTACCAGAGCTTTTTTGCGGTGATTTTCTGGTATTTCGTGCTCGGCCCGGTGGCGGCATTGGCGTATCGCCTGTTGGCGCTGGCGCAAGAACACGGGCAGAACCCGGCGCTGGTCGAGCGCGCCGCGCAACTGCGGCATGCCTTCGACTGGCTGCCGGTACGCTTGCTGGCGGCAAGCCTGGCACTGGTCGGCAACTTTGTTGCGGTCAGCCGGGTGATGCTGCATGAGTTGCTCAACTGGAACATCAGCGCGGCGCAACTGATCAACCGGGTCGGTTTGGCGGCGGGCGAGATTCCACCTCCCGTGGTCGGGCCAGAAGGTATCAACACCCTCGATTGCCTGTGGGAACTGCTGCTGCGCGCGGCGGTGCTGTGGTATGCCGGTTTTGCCTTGTGGACGGTTCTGGTTCACTGATTTCACTGATTTGATTTCACTGATTTAAAGAAAGATCAAAAGATCGCAGCCTGCGGCAGCTCCTACACAGGGATTGTGTGTTTCCTGTGGGAGCTG includes:
- a CDS encoding DUF1631 domain-containing protein — translated: MHNDGKVVPLHKAATDQANHSPLARLPVILLQVRDKAAQQLRHGLQELFDNADDTLFEMADRARNDVEQNIFFEAMRDLRLKRKNIERGFLEQFFEAFVGLTQYDPAHNTLPHALIYDELAPRNDDMERNVAVETMVGRVLKRDGFALDQLTARLDALLGNTLDNQHNPLGPAMLCEFFLQAGRNLGVEIKVKLILLKLFERYVLADTEQLYAEANQLLLATGVLPELKPAPARRAIDRAIANVESGDSNELLPVDESVQEVFAALQELLSHVRGTVAPTLESSVAVQPISTRDLLRLLSHLQQYVPELAAQDDFDLRNQLEQLLTRVSVRSGKSRIVGDADEDVINLIAMVFDCILEDRNVPDSLKALIARLQIPMLKVAVLDKSFFSRSTHPARRLLNEIAEAAMGWGDCDGEARDSLYLRIEQVVQRLLTDFVDDPAIFSELLADFLAFTSDERRRSELLEQRLRDAEEGRAKTELARRRVERALNQALLGKTLPPTVVTFVQDAWSKVLLLTCLKHGDQSAEWQADVQTMEQLIWSVQRHQDTESSLRLLALVPGLLKSLRDGLTSSAFDPFATSEFFSELEALHVQVLERPVEAEPAASMIEVSQQIVLQAADDSSMALTSARLPHDAVGLRQVEQLRLGSWVAFQEDDEHSLRCKLAAIIEATGKYVFVDRTGMKVLERSRLALAEEFQRGAVRALDNTLLFDRALESVLGNLRRLNRGK
- the ampD gene encoding 1,6-anhydro-N-acetylmuramyl-L-alanine amidase AmpD produces the protein MQLDPASGWCHGVQVCPSPNFNERPAGEISLLVIHNISLPPAQFATGKVLEFFQNRLDVTEHPYFAGIADLRVSAHFLIERDGKVTQFVSCRERAWHAGVSVFEGRETCNDFSVGIELEGTDDLPFTDAQYQALTALTRQLQRAYPAITGARICGHSDIAPGRKTDPGPAFDWARYRAALAQEEGQ
- the ampE gene encoding regulatory signaling modulator protein AmpE, whose amino-acid sequence is MSFLVLLLALWIEKFSALRHRVQRDGGWIRELNKLESSEWLAKQPWLVLTILVLFPVALLALLLVVLEPVAYGLLALPVHVLVVIYSLGRGDLLGGLGPFRDAWRREDLQAAAHVAKRDLDICADSGEQLLERVQGHLLWQAYQSFFAVIFWYFVLGPVAALAYRLLALAQEHGQNPALVERAAQLRHAFDWLPVRLLAASLALVGNFVAVSRVMLHELLNWNISAAQLINRVGLAAGEIPPPVVGPEGINTLDCLWELLLRAAVLWYAGFALWTVLVH